Proteins found in one Pseudomonas sp. P8_241 genomic segment:
- a CDS encoding mechanosensitive ion channel family protein produces MIGLKIATLLGALLFLGSETLEAAAIPGLPAAASTAATPAAHPEPLVQGGLLGAISSSIDEVQSKLDLNEHLVDTWRLRADRAVDEVDELVNRPSARSSWSVLGDFLLLTCVWAGVFALLWLVGRLLAQRLGAHRWLLSRERGQALLGYLLPYAIPAVVSLPLTIYASQFLQVSAGRALALCFAYATSAGVFAASLVMSLVVVFNVGHKRRAVRIIREHSPRPLFSIGFLVALSDALTSPQIAHQLGNNLTSSVAVFTGLAASISFGLLVIRMRRPVAHVIRILPLAQRVSQPALRETLRIFSGLWYWPILLMVLVSIINLIGIGDDNQTVLRSALFTTVLLIATVFLSTTLHHLFKARSESDVRRGSAYKERFLNLSHALLRIAMAVVFIDVLGRIWGVSLFEFAVSNAVGRAISDSLSHIGLIFLVTWMVWVVLDTAIQEALKPPASKRSARQPSTRVKTILPLLRNAIKIILVVICAITTMANLGINVAPFLAGAGVVGLAIGFGSQQLVQDVITGLFIIIEDTLSIGDWVVLDSGHAGTVEGLTIRTLRLRDGKGFVHSVPFGQIKAVTNQSRQFAYAFFSVQFTYDTDVDKAIELIREAGHSISNDPFLRYNLQGPLDVFGVDKMDLNGVVLTSQFRTVSGGQYAVSRAFNQRLKKLVDNSPWVHFAQTYPQQALVPRHPVEAPPQVESEPEHSVLMPDGSRSQ; encoded by the coding sequence TTGATCGGGCTCAAGATCGCGACTTTACTGGGTGCACTGCTGTTTTTGGGCAGCGAGACGCTCGAAGCAGCGGCGATACCGGGATTGCCGGCTGCCGCCAGTACCGCCGCGACACCCGCGGCGCACCCAGAACCGCTGGTGCAGGGCGGATTGCTGGGCGCCATCAGTTCGAGCATTGACGAGGTCCAGAGCAAGCTCGACCTCAACGAGCACCTGGTCGACACCTGGCGCCTGCGCGCTGATCGGGCGGTGGATGAAGTCGATGAGCTGGTCAATCGTCCATCGGCTCGCTCGAGCTGGAGCGTCCTGGGGGATTTCCTTCTGCTGACCTGCGTCTGGGCTGGCGTATTTGCGCTGCTTTGGCTGGTCGGGCGCCTGTTGGCGCAACGTCTGGGTGCACATCGCTGGCTGCTCAGTCGCGAGCGTGGCCAAGCGTTGCTCGGCTACTTGTTGCCCTACGCAATTCCGGCGGTAGTCAGTTTGCCGCTGACGATATATGCCAGCCAGTTTTTGCAGGTTTCAGCGGGTCGGGCCCTGGCGCTGTGTTTTGCCTACGCGACGAGCGCCGGCGTTTTTGCCGCGTCATTGGTGATGTCGCTGGTGGTGGTGTTCAACGTCGGGCACAAGCGCCGGGCGGTGCGGATCATCCGAGAACACAGTCCCCGGCCGCTGTTCTCCATCGGTTTTCTGGTTGCCCTGAGCGATGCCCTGACCAGCCCGCAGATCGCCCATCAACTGGGTAATAACCTCACCAGCAGCGTCGCCGTTTTTACCGGGCTCGCCGCTTCAATTTCGTTTGGCTTGCTGGTGATCCGCATGCGTCGGCCGGTGGCTCATGTGATTCGGATTCTGCCGCTGGCCCAGCGCGTCAGCCAGCCGGCATTGCGTGAAACCCTGCGCATATTTTCCGGGCTCTGGTACTGGCCAATCCTGTTGATGGTGCTGGTATCGATCATCAACCTGATCGGCATTGGTGACGACAATCAGACTGTGCTGCGCAGCGCGCTGTTCACCACCGTGTTGCTGATTGCCACGGTGTTTCTCAGCACCACGCTGCATCATTTGTTCAAGGCACGCAGCGAATCGGATGTGCGGCGCGGCAGTGCCTACAAAGAGCGTTTCCTGAACCTGTCCCACGCGTTGTTGCGCATTGCCATGGCCGTCGTGTTCATCGATGTCCTGGGACGCATCTGGGGCGTGTCGTTGTTCGAGTTTGCGGTCAGTAACGCAGTGGGCCGAGCGATCAGCGATTCCCTGAGCCATATCGGTCTGATCTTCCTGGTGACGTGGATGGTCTGGGTGGTGCTCGACACGGCCATTCAGGAGGCCTTGAAACCACCGGCAAGCAAGCGCTCGGCGCGCCAGCCGAGTACACGGGTGAAAACCATCCTGCCGCTGTTGCGCAATGCGATCAAAATCATCCTGGTGGTGATCTGCGCAATCACCACCATGGCCAACCTGGGAATCAACGTTGCGCCGTTCCTGGCTGGTGCCGGGGTAGTGGGCCTGGCGATCGGTTTCGGTTCCCAGCAACTGGTGCAGGACGTGATCACCGGGTTGTTCATCATCATCGAAGACACCCTGTCCATCGGCGACTGGGTGGTGCTCGATTCCGGTCATGCCGGTACTGTCGAGGGCCTGACCATTCGCACCTTGCGCCTGCGTGACGGCAAGGGGTTCGTGCACTCGGTGCCGTTCGGCCAGATCAAGGCGGTGACCAACCAATCGCGGCAATTCGCCTATGCGTTTTTCTCGGTACAGTTCACCTATGACACGGATGTGGACAAGGCCATCGAGTTGATTCGCGAAGCCGGGCATTCGATCAGCAACGATCCCTTCCTGCGTTACAACCTGCAAGGGCCGCTGGATGTCTTCGGCGTCGACAAGATGGACCTCAACGGAGTGGTGCTGACCTCGCAATTCCGCACGGTGTCCGGCGGGCAATATGCGGTGAGCCGGGCGTTCAATCAGCGTTTGAAAAAACTTGTGGATAACAGTCCGTGGGTGCACTTCGCGCAGACTTATCCACAGCAGGCGCTGGTGCCGAGGCATCCAGTCGAGGCGCCGCCGCAGGTTGAGTCAGAGCCGGAGCATTCGGTATTGATGCCCGATGGGTCGCGGTCGCAGTAA
- a CDS encoding DUF72 domain-containing protein: MAAIHIGISGWRYTPWRGDFYPKGLAQKRELQFASRAVNSIEINGSFYALQRPERYAQWYGETPAEFVFSVKAPRFITHIRRLREVHKPLANFFASGVLELKEKLGPILWQFPPDFKFDAGLFETFLDQLPRDTEQAAALARQHDAHVNGHASLKAYKKKRLRHAVEIRHESFVDPAFIRLLKRYNTALVIADTAGKWPYREDITSDFVYLRLHGAEELYASGYTPQALQRWGDRIEAWQHGRQPSDPQLIAPRLKPKPRKSREVFCYFDNDIKVRAPFDARRLLERLHLDKDLDTVPGEPAVEGVLS, encoded by the coding sequence ATGGCGGCGATTCATATCGGTATTTCAGGTTGGCGGTATACGCCCTGGCGCGGGGATTTCTACCCGAAGGGGCTGGCCCAGAAGCGAGAATTGCAATTCGCCTCACGGGCGGTCAACAGCATCGAAATCAATGGATCGTTTTACGCCCTGCAGCGGCCGGAACGTTACGCTCAGTGGTATGGCGAAACGCCCGCCGAGTTCGTGTTCAGCGTCAAAGCCCCGCGTTTCATCACCCACATCAGACGCCTGCGGGAGGTTCACAAGCCCTTGGCGAACTTCTTTGCCTCCGGGGTACTGGAGCTGAAAGAAAAGCTCGGACCGATCCTCTGGCAGTTCCCTCCTGACTTCAAATTCGACGCTGGGCTGTTCGAGACCTTCCTTGACCAGCTGCCCCGCGACACCGAACAAGCCGCCGCCCTCGCCCGTCAGCATGACGCCCACGTCAACGGCCATGCCAGCCTGAAGGCCTACAAAAAGAAGCGTTTACGCCACGCCGTGGAAATCCGCCACGAGAGCTTTGTCGACCCGGCGTTCATTCGCCTGCTCAAACGCTACAACACCGCCCTGGTGATCGCCGACACCGCGGGTAAATGGCCGTACCGCGAAGACATCACCAGCGACTTTGTCTATCTGCGACTGCATGGCGCCGAAGAACTCTACGCCAGCGGTTACACGCCGCAGGCCTTGCAGCGCTGGGGCGACCGGATCGAAGCATGGCAGCACGGCCGACAACCGAGCGATCCGCAGCTGATTGCACCTCGCCTGAAGCCAAAGCCACGCAAGTCCCGTGAAGTGTTCTGCTATTTCGATAACGACATCAAAGTCCGGGCGCCTTTCGATGCCCGTCGTTTACTGGAGCGATTGCACCTCGACAAGGATCTGGACACCGTTCCCGGTGAGCCCGCTGTGGAGGGCGTGTTGTCATGA
- a CDS encoding NAD-dependent epimerase/dehydratase family protein, translating into MAEGPVLITGGAGFIGSHLTDALLAKGHSVRVLDDLSTGKRSNLPLDNPRVELMVGDVADAALVARAMVGCSAVAHLAAVASVQASVDDPVKTHQSNFIGTLNVCEAMRQAGVKRVLFASSAAVYGNNGEGESIDEDTPKAPLTPYASDKLASEHYLDFYRRQHALEPVIFRFFNIFGPRQDPSSPYSGVISIFSERAQKSLPITVFGDGEQTRDFVYVEDLVDLLVQAIEKNQVESGAINVGWNQATTLKQLLEALETVVGELPPVSYGPARCGDIRHSRANNRRLLERFKTTEQTPMSVGLARLLER; encoded by the coding sequence ATGGCTGAAGGTCCCGTTTTAATCACCGGCGGTGCCGGTTTCATTGGCTCGCACCTGACCGATGCCCTGCTAGCCAAGGGCCATTCGGTGCGCGTTCTCGATGACTTGTCCACCGGCAAGCGCAGCAACCTGCCGCTGGATAATCCCAGGGTCGAGCTGATGGTGGGCGATGTTGCCGACGCAGCGCTGGTTGCCCGGGCGATGGTCGGTTGCAGTGCAGTGGCGCACCTGGCGGCCGTGGCCTCGGTGCAGGCCTCGGTGGACGATCCGGTGAAAACGCACCAGAGCAACTTCATCGGTACGCTGAACGTCTGCGAAGCCATGCGCCAGGCCGGGGTCAAACGCGTGTTGTTTGCCTCCAGCGCCGCGGTGTACGGCAATAACGGCGAAGGCGAGTCCATCGACGAAGACACGCCGAAAGCGCCGTTGACGCCTTATGCGTCGGACAAGCTGGCCAGCGAGCATTACCTGGATTTTTATCGACGCCAGCATGCGCTGGAGCCGGTGATCTTTCGTTTCTTCAATATCTTCGGCCCGCGCCAAGATCCGTCCTCGCCGTATTCCGGGGTGATCAGTATTTTCAGCGAGCGCGCGCAGAAAAGTCTGCCGATCACGGTGTTCGGTGATGGCGAGCAGACGCGTGATTTTGTCTACGTCGAAGACCTGGTCGATCTGCTGGTGCAAGCCATCGAAAAAAACCAGGTCGAATCGGGCGCAATCAACGTCGGCTGGAACCAGGCAACGACGCTAAAACAGTTGCTCGAAGCCCTTGAAACCGTGGTCGGTGAGTTGCCTCCCGTGAGCTACGGTCCGGCCCGTTGCGGTGACATTCGGCATTCCCGGGCGAACAACCGGCGGCTGTTGGAGCGCTTCAAAACCACCGAACAGACACCCATGAGTGTTGGCCTGGCGCGGTTGTTGGAACGATAA
- a CDS encoding endonuclease/exonuclease/phosphatase family protein — MSISEPVGVTDEQSSIDTQVRRFTVLTVNTHKGFTALNRRFILPELREAVRSVSADVVFLQEVHGTHEQHPKRYNNWPTIPQYEFLADTLWPQFAYGRNAVYPAGDHGNALLSKFQIIRHDNLDVSISGHENRGILHCVLRLPGDGREVHAICVHLGLRETHRNAQLALLAQRLDALPDDAPVIVAGDFNDWRQRADALLKPSGLREVFAEHHGKPARSFPARLPALRLDRIYVRHLKASHPQVLASRPWSHLSDHVPLSVEIEL; from the coding sequence ATGAGCATTTCAGAGCCTGTCGGCGTGACGGACGAACAGTCCAGCATCGACACCCAAGTGCGTCGGTTCACGGTGCTGACGGTCAACACCCACAAAGGATTCACCGCGCTCAATCGGCGTTTCATCCTGCCGGAACTGCGCGAAGCGGTGCGCAGTGTGTCCGCCGATGTGGTGTTTTTGCAGGAAGTCCATGGCACCCACGAGCAGCATCCAAAGCGCTACAACAATTGGCCGACGATACCGCAGTACGAATTCCTCGCCGACACCCTTTGGCCACAGTTCGCCTATGGGCGCAACGCGGTCTATCCGGCGGGCGATCACGGCAACGCGCTGCTGTCGAAATTCCAGATTATTCGTCATGACAATCTCGACGTGTCCATCAGCGGTCACGAAAACCGCGGGATTCTGCATTGCGTGTTGCGCCTGCCCGGCGACGGTCGCGAGGTGCACGCCATCTGCGTGCACCTGGGCCTTCGGGAAACCCACCGCAACGCGCAACTCGCTCTGTTGGCCCAACGCCTGGACGCGCTGCCAGACGACGCGCCGGTAATCGTTGCCGGTGACTTCAATGACTGGCGCCAGCGCGCCGATGCGTTGCTCAAACCCAGCGGATTACGCGAAGTCTTTGCCGAACATCATGGCAAACCGGCGCGCAGTTTTCCCGCACGTTTGCCGGCTTTGCGTCTGGACCGCATCTACGTGCGCCACCTCAAGGCCAGCCATCCGCAGGTGCTGGCAAGCCGGCCCTGGTCCCACCTTTCCGACCACGTCCCGCTATCGGTGGAGATCGAGCTATGA
- a CDS encoding sugar nucleotide-binding protein — MRMRLMLLGGGNALGQALIRLGAEEDIGFLAPRPPQDGWDAASLTQLLDDTRPDALINLAYYFDWFQAEAVSEQRLARQERAIERLAELCQHHNIVLLQPSSYRVFDGSRATAYSEKDEPLPLGLRGQALWRIEQSVRATCPQHVLLRFGWLLDDSPDGTLGRFLARAEKPEELLMADDRRGNPTPVDDAARVIISVLKQLDCSAPLWGTYHYAGHEATTPLALGQAILTEARNLHELAIEAPTAQAHATRPDAAEEPQHAVLACKKILHTFGIKPRAWRAALPGLLDRFYRHG; from the coding sequence ATGCGAATGCGCCTTATGTTACTGGGCGGCGGAAATGCCCTTGGGCAGGCGCTGATTCGCCTCGGTGCAGAGGAAGACATCGGTTTCCTCGCCCCCCGCCCGCCACAAGATGGCTGGGATGCCGCGAGCCTGACGCAACTGCTCGACGACACGCGCCCGGACGCGTTGATCAACCTCGCCTATTACTTCGACTGGTTTCAGGCCGAAGCGGTCAGCGAACAACGCCTGGCCCGACAGGAACGGGCGATCGAGCGTCTGGCCGAACTGTGCCAGCACCACAATATCGTGCTGTTGCAACCTTCGAGCTATCGGGTGTTCGACGGCTCCCGCGCTACCGCCTACAGCGAAAAAGACGAACCACTGCCCCTGGGCCTGCGCGGTCAGGCGTTATGGCGGATCGAACAAAGTGTGCGTGCCACCTGCCCGCAACATGTATTGCTGCGTTTCGGCTGGCTGCTCGATGACAGCCCCGATGGGACCCTTGGCCGCTTCCTCGCCCGAGCCGAAAAGCCGGAAGAGCTGCTGATGGCCGATGATCGCCGCGGTAATCCAACGCCGGTAGACGACGCCGCTCGCGTGATCATTTCGGTGCTCAAACAACTCGATTGCTCCGCGCCGCTGTGGGGCACCTACCACTACGCCGGGCATGAGGCGACCACGCCGCTGGCGTTGGGGCAGGCAATTCTTACCGAAGCCCGCAACCTGCATGAGCTGGCCATCGAAGCGCCGACCGCCCAGGCTCATGCCACGCGTCCGGATGCCGCCGAAGAGCCGCAACACGCTGTGCTGGCCTGCAAGAAGATTCTCCACACTTTCGGGATCAAGCCACGCGCCTGGCGTGCGGCACTCCCCGGTCTACTGGACAGGTTCTATCGCCATGGCTGA
- a CDS encoding DEAD/DEAH box helicase, whose amino-acid sequence MNLPIPADSALNGFHPAVSAWFSHTFPAVTAAQARAWPLIRQRRSTLIAAPTGSGKTLTAFLAVIDDLVHRGLESPGGLPDETLVVYVSPLKALSNDIQINLQNPLAGITEQLRAMGLPEVQIATAVRTGDTPQKDRAAMRKMAPHILVTTPESLYVLLGSDSGRQMLATTRTVIVDEIHAIAASKRGSHLALSLERLQTLCAEPLMRIGLSATQKPIAAVSRFLVGRDRPCEIIDIGHARPRDLDIEVPPVPLSAVMANDVWELVYDRLAALARQHRTTLIFVNTRRLAERLSRHLSERLGKQAVAAHHGSLAKEFRLDAEQRLKRGDLQVLIATASLELGIDIGDVDLVCQIASPRSIAGFLQRVGRSGHQVGGTPKGRLFATTRDDLIECSALLDCVRRGELDTLSIPKAPLDVLAQQIIAEVSCQEWQEQALLDMFRRASPYAGLDDKHYQALLHMLAEGYNGRQGIRSAYLHRDAVTRTLRGRRGAKLTAVTSGGTIPDNADYSVLLEPQGLNIGTINEDFAVESIAGDIFQLGNTSYRILRVETGKVRVEDAQGQPPTIPFWLGEAPGRSAELSWAVARLQAHLDKLLGCTPGNLQPALDWLTETLGLNVASAEQLVDYLAPARQTLGALPSQDTLLMERFFDESGGTQLIIHTPFGSRINRAWGLALRKRFCRTFNFELQAAASEDAIVLSLSTSHSFELDDVWRYIHSNSAEHLLIQAVLDAPLFGVRWRWNTGVALALPRYSGGRKVAPQIQRMKSEDLIASVFPDQIACVENLAGEREIPDHPLVEQTLDDCLHDAMDCEGWLALLRRMERGEVRLISRDLPAPSPLAAEILSARPYTFLDDAPLEERRTQAVLNRRWSDPQSTDDLGALDAEAINAVRKEAWPAPTGIDEMHEALMSLACITDAEAEVNPQWRNWLNALAQSGRASRLQINAVQSLWLALERLTCLRAIYPQAQCSPPLLALPGFDEVWEREEALVDMIRARLSAFGPLPLHAIAEPLGLSGPVVSQALAQLEREGYVLRGRFNPGTQEEEWSERHLLARIHRYTVKRLRREIEPVALQDFMRFLFDWQHVSSANQGQGAAVLPVVVSQFEGYPAAASAWDSDILPARIKDYSALWLDELCRSGRLVWTRLSARNKSTGTALRSTPIVLLPRSQVGLWSGLTEQTPISELSPKTQKVHAALSQHGALFFDELIHEAHLLRSELEIALQELVGAGLVNADSFAGLRALITPASKRQNRSSHRGRGAFIGGMDDAGRWALLRRAPAVPAVDNPRPAPTPADTLEHIAMTLLRRYGVVFWRLLEREADWLPSWRELLRTFHRLEARGEIRGGRFVSGLAGEQFALPEAIPLLREVRGRPKDGSLVAVCGVDPLNLAGTLLPGAKVPALASNRLVYRDGLPVAAEIAGKPLFWVELDQQASEEVRNKLIRH is encoded by the coding sequence ATGAACCTGCCCATCCCCGCAGACAGTGCCCTGAACGGCTTCCACCCCGCCGTCAGCGCCTGGTTCAGCCACACCTTCCCTGCGGTCACCGCCGCCCAGGCCCGGGCGTGGCCGTTGATCCGCCAGCGCCGCTCGACATTGATCGCCGCGCCCACCGGTTCCGGAAAGACCCTCACCGCCTTCCTCGCCGTGATCGACGATCTGGTCCACCGAGGCCTTGAAAGCCCTGGCGGCCTGCCTGACGAAACCCTGGTGGTTTACGTTTCGCCGCTCAAAGCCTTGTCCAACGACATCCAGATCAACCTGCAAAACCCATTGGCCGGAATTACCGAGCAATTGCGTGCAATGGGTCTGCCCGAGGTGCAGATCGCCACCGCCGTTCGCACCGGCGATACCCCGCAGAAAGATCGCGCGGCGATGCGCAAGATGGCGCCGCACATCCTCGTCACCACCCCCGAATCGCTTTACGTGCTGCTGGGATCCGACTCCGGCCGGCAGATGCTGGCAACCACCCGCACGGTGATCGTCGACGAGATCCACGCCATCGCCGCCAGCAAACGCGGCAGTCACCTGGCCCTGAGCCTTGAACGCTTGCAGACCCTGTGCGCCGAACCGCTGATGCGCATCGGTCTGTCGGCCACGCAAAAACCCATCGCGGCAGTCTCGCGTTTTCTGGTGGGTCGTGATCGTCCTTGCGAGATCATCGACATCGGTCATGCCCGGCCCCGTGATCTGGACATCGAAGTACCTCCGGTACCGCTGTCGGCGGTGATGGCCAACGATGTCTGGGAACTGGTCTATGACCGTCTCGCCGCCCTCGCCCGGCAACACCGCACCACGCTGATTTTCGTCAACACCCGGCGCCTGGCCGAGCGCCTCAGTCGTCACCTCAGCGAACGCCTGGGCAAGCAAGCCGTGGCCGCCCACCACGGCAGCCTGGCCAAAGAGTTTCGCCTCGACGCCGAACAGCGGCTCAAGCGCGGCGACCTGCAAGTGCTGATCGCCACGGCATCGCTGGAGCTGGGGATCGATATCGGCGACGTCGACCTGGTGTGCCAGATCGCCTCGCCACGTTCGATTGCCGGTTTTCTGCAGCGAGTCGGTCGCTCCGGGCACCAGGTTGGTGGCACGCCCAAGGGTCGACTGTTCGCCACCACCCGCGACGACCTGATCGAATGCTCCGCGCTGCTCGACTGCGTGCGTCGGGGCGAGCTCGACACGTTGTCGATTCCCAAGGCACCGCTGGATGTACTGGCGCAGCAGATCATCGCCGAAGTCAGCTGCCAGGAATGGCAGGAGCAAGCGCTACTGGACATGTTCCGCCGGGCGTCGCCGTATGCGGGACTCGACGACAAGCATTATCAAGCGCTGCTGCACATGCTCGCCGAGGGCTACAACGGGCGTCAGGGCATCCGTAGCGCCTACCTGCACCGCGACGCCGTGACCCGCACCCTGCGCGGTCGCCGGGGCGCAAAACTCACCGCCGTGACCAGCGGCGGGACGATTCCGGACAACGCTGACTACAGCGTACTGCTGGAGCCCCAAGGGCTGAACATCGGCACCATCAACGAAGACTTTGCGGTGGAAAGCATCGCCGGCGATATCTTCCAGTTGGGCAATACGTCCTATCGGATCCTGCGCGTCGAAACCGGCAAGGTCCGGGTCGAAGACGCCCAGGGTCAGCCACCGACCATTCCGTTCTGGCTCGGCGAAGCACCGGGGCGCAGCGCTGAATTGTCTTGGGCGGTAGCGCGCCTGCAAGCGCACCTCGATAAGTTGCTTGGCTGCACGCCGGGCAACTTGCAACCGGCACTCGACTGGCTGACCGAGACCCTTGGCCTGAACGTCGCCAGCGCTGAACAACTGGTGGACTACCTGGCTCCAGCGCGTCAAACCCTGGGCGCCCTGCCGTCGCAAGACACGCTGCTGATGGAGCGCTTTTTCGACGAGTCCGGTGGCACACAACTGATCATTCACACGCCGTTCGGCAGCCGCATCAACCGCGCCTGGGGTCTGGCCCTGCGCAAGCGTTTCTGCCGCACCTTCAACTTCGAATTGCAGGCCGCCGCCAGCGAAGACGCCATCGTGCTGTCGCTGTCCACCAGCCACAGCTTCGAACTGGACGATGTCTGGCGATATATCCACAGCAACAGTGCCGAACACCTCCTGATTCAGGCTGTGCTCGACGCGCCGCTGTTCGGCGTACGCTGGCGCTGGAATACCGGGGTGGCCCTGGCGTTACCGCGCTACAGCGGCGGGCGCAAAGTGGCGCCGCAAATCCAGCGAATGAAAAGCGAAGACCTGATCGCCAGCGTGTTCCCCGATCAGATCGCTTGCGTGGAAAACCTCGCCGGCGAACGGGAAATTCCTGACCATCCGCTGGTGGAACAAACCCTCGACGATTGCCTGCACGACGCCATGGACTGCGAAGGCTGGCTCGCCTTGCTGCGCCGCATGGAGCGCGGCGAGGTGCGTCTGATCAGTCGCGACCTGCCGGCGCCCTCCCCGTTGGCAGCAGAAATTCTCAGCGCCCGGCCCTACACCTTTCTCGACGACGCGCCGCTGGAAGAGCGCCGCACCCAAGCTGTGCTCAACCGGCGCTGGAGCGACCCGCAATCGACCGACGACCTCGGTGCACTGGATGCCGAGGCGATCAACGCTGTGCGCAAAGAAGCCTGGCCTGCGCCCACGGGCATCGATGAAATGCATGAAGCGCTGATGAGCCTGGCGTGTATCACTGACGCAGAAGCCGAGGTCAATCCGCAGTGGCGCAACTGGCTCAACGCGTTGGCCCAGAGCGGTCGCGCCAGCCGTTTGCAGATCAACGCTGTGCAATCGTTGTGGCTGGCGTTGGAACGGCTGACCTGTCTAAGGGCGATTTATCCACAGGCACAATGTTCGCCACCCTTGCTGGCGCTACCGGGTTTCGATGAAGTCTGGGAGCGGGAGGAAGCCTTGGTCGACATGATCCGGGCGCGACTCAGCGCCTTCGGACCGCTACCGCTGCATGCTATTGCCGAACCCCTCGGCTTATCCGGCCCTGTCGTGAGCCAGGCCTTGGCGCAACTGGAGCGTGAGGGCTATGTCCTGCGCGGACGTTTCAACCCCGGCACCCAAGAGGAAGAATGGTCCGAGCGGCATTTGCTCGCACGTATTCATCGCTACACGGTCAAGCGCCTGCGCCGGGAAATCGAGCCGGTGGCTTTGCAGGACTTCATGCGGTTTCTGTTCGATTGGCAGCATGTGTCCAGTGCCAATCAGGGTCAAGGCGCGGCCGTGTTGCCGGTCGTGGTCAGCCAATTCGAAGGCTACCCCGCCGCCGCTTCTGCGTGGGACAGCGACATCCTGCCGGCGCGGATCAAGGATTACTCGGCGTTGTGGCTCGATGAGCTGTGCCGTAGCGGCAGGCTGGTGTGGACGCGTCTGAGCGCGCGCAACAAGAGCACCGGCACCGCGTTGCGCAGTACACCGATTGTGTTGCTGCCGCGCAGTCAGGTCGGGCTCTGGAGCGGGCTGACCGAGCAGACGCCAATCAGTGAACTGTCACCGAAAACGCAAAAGGTTCACGCCGCCCTCAGTCAGCACGGCGCGCTGTTTTTCGATGAGCTGATTCACGAGGCCCATCTGCTGCGTTCGGAACTGGAAATCGCCTTGCAGGAACTGGTAGGCGCCGGACTGGTGAACGCCGACAGCTTCGCCGGACTGCGCGCGCTGATTACGCCGGCCAGCAAGCGGCAGAACCGCAGCAGTCACCGCGGACGTGGGGCCTTCATCGGCGGCATGGACGATGCGGGGCGATGGGCGCTGTTGCGTCGCGCTCCCGCCGTGCCGGCTGTGGATAACCCACGTCCGGCGCCGACACCCGCCGATACGCTGGAACACATTGCCATGACCTTGCTGCGCCGCTACGGCGTGGTGTTCTGGCGCCTGCTGGAACGTGAGGCGGACTGGCTGCCGAGCTGGCGCGAGCTGCTGCGCACTTTTCATCGCCTGGAGGCTCGGGGCGAGATTCGTGGCGGGCGGTTTGTCAGCGGCCTGGCGGGGGAGCAATTTGCGCTCCCCGAGGCGATTCCGTTATTGCGAGAAGTACGGGGCCGACCGAAGGATGGCAGTCTCGTCGCCGTTTGCGGGGTCGATCCGCTGAATCTCGCCGGCACGCTGTTGCCCGGTGCGAAAGTCCCGGCGCTGGCGAGCAATCGGCTGGTGTATCGCGATGGCCTGCCGGTGGCTGCCGAGATTGCCGGCAAGCCTTTGTTCTGGGTGGAACTTGATCAGCAAGCCAGCGAAGAGGTGCGCAATAAGCTGATCCGGCATTGA